The following proteins come from a genomic window of Schistocerca cancellata isolate TAMUIC-IGC-003103 chromosome 10, iqSchCanc2.1, whole genome shotgun sequence:
- the LOC126106400 gene encoding uncharacterized protein LOC126106400, translating to MSMENPATPQVANASLQRRATRSALAEIPARLGLLTVDENGRTEGATAAATVVGTLTPNTWALNVNVQLPSSYMSPAPSPDELVIQQRGRRRGPVNWSPDLDAHKREGIPMGARTPSPVKSNIVLRSTPRKRLMLSDPKELFTTPEKMRKLSPSLKGSPGVKKGRVEKPTVTYNGPIQLGLKGLSQEQLIGMVQSLIDRHPNLEDEVRDIMPGPDLRPLEEQLSYLKKNIFKSLPTSRLTSKTDSPAYSRAAVHLAAFKKFVLEQGRQLVESCHWEAVVDYVCLAWAYVRATPLWDNPPHNATRKQCFKSLVAQCMAAIKRGQWTPQQCDAMVNRLSGFTADSEDMEMCIKQLDAMHRK from the exons atgagcatggagaacCCAGCTACACCGCAGGTGGCAAATGCCTCACTGCAGCGGCGAGCCACGCGCAGTGCCCTGGCAGAAATCCCGGCACGACTTGGGCTGCTGACCGTCGATGAGAACGGCCGCACAGAGGGGGCCACAGCTGCAGCTACTGTGGTCG GAACACTGACACCCAACACATGGGCCCTGAACGTCAACGTGCAGCTGCCATCATCCTACATGAGCCCCGCCCCATCACCAGACGAGCTGGTGATCCAGCAGCGGGGACGGCGCCGGGGTCCCGTCAACTGGAGCCCCGACCTCGACGCGCACAAGCGGGAGGGCATCCCGATGGGTGCGCGCACACCCAGCCCTGTCAAGTCCAACATTGTCCTGCGGTCGACACCCCGCAAGAGACTCATGCTCTCAGACCCGAAGGAGCTTTTCACGACACCTGAAAAGATGCGCAAG CTGTCACCATCACTGAAGGGGTCACCTGGTGTGAAGAAGGGCCGTGTTGAGAAACCGACTGTGACGTACAACGGCCCTATACAGCTGGGGCTGAAAGGACTGTCTCAAGAGCAGCTCATCGGCATGGTACAGTCACTCATCGACAGACACCCGAACCTGGAAGAT GAAGTCAGGGATATTATGCCAGGTCCTGATCTGCGACCCCTTGAAGAGCAATTGTCATATTTGAAGAAAAACATATTCAAATCACTGCCGACTTCTCGCCTCACATCAAAGACAGATTCACCTGCTTACAGCAGGGCAGCTGTACATCTTGCTGCCTTCAAG AAATTTGTCTTGGAGCAAGGCCGGCAGCTGGTGGAGAGCTGCCACTGGGAGGCGGTTGTGGACTACGTATGCCTGGCGTGGGCATACGTGAGGGCGACGCCACTCTGGGACAACCCGCCGCACAACGCGACGCGCAAGCAGTGCTTCAAATCTCTGGTTGCCCAATGCATGGCGGCCATCAAGAGGGGACAGTGGACGCCCCAGCAGTGTGACGCAATGgtgaacag